One Helianthus annuus cultivar XRQ/B chromosome 7, HanXRQr2.0-SUNRISE, whole genome shotgun sequence genomic region harbors:
- the LOC110866684 gene encoding uncharacterized protein LOC110866684: protein MAPYELLYGRKCRTPVCWGEVGQRELAPSDLIAAANEKIELIRTRLKAAQDRQKAYADKRRHPIEFQVGDLVLLKVSPWKGIIRFRKRGKLGPRYIGPFKILARVGNVAYRLELPPTLDGIHNTFHVSQLRKCLADDTALVPLDDIELDEGLNYVERPIAIKDFKVKNLRNKTVRQVLVQWQHRKGSDLTWEAEDEMRRHYPFLFGVKEEGTSTKKTEGTQDRGKTPL, encoded by the exons atggcaccttacgAACTACTATACGGGAGAAAAtgtagaactcccgtatgttggggcgAGGTAGGACAAAGAGAGCTTGCGCCAAGTGATTTAATAGCAGCAGCAAATGAAAAGATTGAATTGATTAGAACTAGATTGAAAGCGGCCCAGGATCGGCAAAAAGCTTACGCAGATAAGAGGAGGCATCCTAtcgaattccaagtcggagatttGGTTCTATTAAAAgtgtccccatggaagggtataatTCGTTTTCGCAAACGGGGAAAGTTAGGTCCTCGTTATATCGGACCGTTTAAAATCTTGGCTCGGGTTGGAAATGTTGCTTATCGATTAGAACTACCACCCACCCTGGATGGAATCCACAATACCTTCCATGTATCACAGTTGAGGAAGTGTCTTGCGGATGACACAGCATTAGTACCACTCGATGATATTGAGTTGGACGAGGGATTGAACTATGTCGAAAGACCCATAGCCATTAAAGACTTCAAAGTAAAGAATCTCCGCAACAAAACTGTTAGACAAGTGTTGGTACAATGGCAACACCGAAAAGGTTCAGATCTTACATGGGAAGCAGAAGATGAGATGAGGAGACACTATCCTTTTCTTTTCG GCGTAAAGGAGgaaggtacaagcaccaagaAAACGGAAGGCAcgcaagatcgag GTAAAACTCCACTATAG
- the LOC110866683 gene encoding uncharacterized protein LOC110866683 — MADARNVNDDNDDNNDVARQEAFENKVTEVAEGVMQANLPRLAQEVESRVLGVVDAMMTSKIEELKELIEGSKGKSKERRCTYKDFMACHPTTYDGKIDPIECQRWISNIEAVFIRSRCDKEDQVMFATGLLTHQAKDWWDAHSKEVGEDRLQIMTWQEFKGPFMIYHCPQSAIDKIQEDFLRLRQKNESVNEISNAFMDKMKFCGELVTTERMKINCFYGVLKAEIREFITPSKCETLDELINLARDREIEIKRQEERGEKRPSENGASSSPSKKGKFQDQGRKGKSKGGITPCKTCGKLHTGECLLGKKGCLKCSKEGHSSYQCPNNPKTCFNCFKKGHIKSECPKLQQESKKEDEKQEGSRAKGRMFQITSEEAKSQPNVVSGIFLINSMPVYVLFDTGATMSFISSEVVQHPSFRIERMSIPLEVETTDSKNYLLHEICKNCKLTIEDEEFAIDLIPMILEEFKVIVGMDWMSQNHAEINCETKTILLQTPSGRRLNIQGERKLEAKLCTLVQATKYVLNGSRAYLAYVVNTQQGSPKFEDVEIVNEFPDVFPEELPGLPPEREVEFKIELNPGAKPVAKAPYRLAPTKMRELMTQL, encoded by the coding sequence ATGGCTGATGCAAGAAATGTTAATGATGacaatgatgataataatgacGTGGCTAGACAAGAAGCATTCGAGAACAAAGTTACGGAAGTAGCGGAAGGGGTTATGCAAGCCAATCTCCCACGATTGGCTCAAGAAGTAGAAAGCCGAGTTTTGGGAGTTGTGGATGCCATGATGACTAGCAAGATTGAAGAACTGAAAGAACTGATAGAGGGATCTAAGGGCAAGAGCAAAGAACGACGATGCACATATAAAGATTTTATGGCGTGTCATCCAACGACGTATGACGGTAAAATCGATCCAATCGAATGTCAAAGATGGATCTCGAATATAGAGGCGGTGTTTATACGAAGTCGGTGCGATaaggaagatcaagtgatgttcgCTACCGGTCTACTAACCCATcaagcgaaagattggtgggatgcgcACAGTAAGGAAGTAGGTGAAGATAGACTGCAAATTATGACTTGGCAAGAGTTCAAGGGGCCCTTCATGATATATCATTGTCCTCAGTCGGCTATCGACAAGATTCAGGAGGATTTCTTGCGCCTCCGGCAGAAAAATGAGTCAGTAAATGAAATATCAAACGCTttcatggataagatgaagttctgtggGGAATTGGTAACAACCGAAAGAATGAAGATAAATTGTTTCTATGGTGTGTTAAAGGCAGAAATTAGAGAGTTCATCACTCCCTCAAAATGTGAAACCCTCGATGAGCTCATCAATTTAGCTCGGGATAGAGAGATTGAAATTAAAAGGCAAGAAGAGCGAGGTGAAAAGAGACCAAGCGAAAATGGTGCAAGTTCTAGTCCATCTAAAAAGGGGAAATTTCAGGATCAAGGAAGGAAGGGTAAGTCGAAAGGTGGAATTACTCCATGCAAGACTTGTGGGAAGCTCCATACCGGAGAATGTTTGTTAGGCAAAAAGGGGTGCTTAAAATGCAGTAAGGAGGGGCATTCGTCTTATCAATGCCCGAACAACCCGAAGACTTGTTTCAATTGTTTCAAAAAGGGGCATATCAAATCGGAATGCCCGAAGCTTCAGCAAGAGTCAAAGAAAGAAGATGAGAAGCAAGAGGGTTCTAGGGCGAAAGGGAGAATGTTTCAAATTACATCTGAAGAAGCCAAATCCCAGCcgaatgtggtctcaggtatcttTTTAATAAACTCCATGccggtttatgttttgtttgataccGGAGCCACTATGTCATTTATCTCTAGTGAAGTCGTACAACATCCTTCCTTTAGGATTGAACGAATGTCGATACCCTTAGAAGTAGAAACAACAGATAGTAAAAATTACTTGTTACACGAAATATGTAAGAATTGTAAATTaaccattgaggatgaggagtttGCTATTGACCTCATACCTATGATCTTGGAGGAATTTAAAgtaatagtgggtatggattggatgTCTCAAAACCACGCGGAGATAAATTGTGAAACCAAAACTATACTTCTCCAAACTCCAAGTGGAAGGCGATTAAACATACAAGGCGAAAGAAAGTTGGAAGCGAAGTTATGTACTCTCGTTCAAGCTACTAAGTATGTGCTTAACGGGAGTAGGGCATATTTAGCTTACGTGGTAAATACTCAACAAGGCTCCCCGAAGTTTGAAGATGTCGAAATTGTGAACGAATTTCCGGATGTGTTTCCGGAGGAATTGCCGGGACTCCCTCCCGAGCGAGAGGTAGAATTTAAAATCGAATTGAATCCGGGTGCGAAACCGGTTGCGAAGGCTCCCTATAGGTTAGCTCCCACGAAGATGCGGGAATTAATGACACAATTATAA